From Aspergillus fumigatus Af293 chromosome 3, whole genome shotgun sequence, a single genomic window includes:
- a CDS encoding putative MFS transporter has product MPSSDKLEAEVRSSLSSHPSADKDDSYDVYSQARGLEYPPEEAKKVLRKIDTHLIPLLVVIYMLQYLDKNSLNFASVYGLKQGTHLHGQDYAWLGSIFYFGYLIAQYPAGYTLQRLPMGKVLSITTIMWGALLMTTPACHNFAGIAANRFLLGLLEAVVNPGFVLLMSTWYTAKEQPLRLEAYYCTNGIATMFGGKEQDRLIGYAVGHITSGLPRWMYVFIIFGAVSVATGIISLLLLPDLPSTARFLNPRERAIAVDRVSRNQQGVKNHHFKWEQVWQAARDPKTWLLFVMAVGAQVPNSALTSFTSIIVGSFGFDTLGTQYLQIPGGAVQFLALLVGGWIATKFSNRFHSRSACMIVANSICIIGSGLLVGLPDTNKWGRLVALWLCYFQGLGFSMSLTMVSSNIAGYTKKQVTGALLFTGYCVGNIIGPQTFKESEAPRYHSAYIA; this is encoded by the exons ATGCCGTCATCCGACAAACTCGAGGCAGAAGTACGCTCATCTCTATCTTCTCATCCCTCAGCCGATAAAGACGACAGTTACGATGTCTACTCGCAGGCTCGAGGGCTTGAATATCCACCAGAAGAGGCTAAAAAGGTCCTCCGCAAGATCGACACTCACTTGATTCCACTCCTTGTGGTGATATACATGCTCCAG TATCTGGACAAAAACAGCCTTAACTTCGCTTCAGTGTATGGCCTCAAACAAGGGACGCACCTGCACGGACAGGACTATGCCTGGCTCGGCTCAATCTTCTACTTTGGCTATTTAATCGCCCAGTATCCGGCCGGATATACCCTGCAGCGACTTCCTATGGGAAAAGTCCTGTCCATCACTACCATCA TGTGGGGCGCACTGCTCATGACCACGCCTGCCTGCCACAACTTCGCCGGTATCGCCGCCAACCGCTTCCTCCTAGGGCTTCTTGAGGCCGTTGTGAACCCTGGTTTTGTCCTCCTCATGAGCACGTGGTATACAGCGAAGGAGCAGCCGCTTCGCCTGGAGGCGTATTACTGCACTAACGGCATCGCTACAATGTTTGGCGG AAAGGAACAAGATAGATTGATTGGCTATGCAGTGGGACATATTACCTCTGGACTACCGCGATGGATGTATGTCTTTATTATTTTCGGTGCGGTGTCCGTCGCGACAGGGATTATCTCGCTACTTCTACTTCCTGATCTTCCGTCCACTGCACGATTCCTCAACCCCAGGGAGCGAGCCATCGCCGTCGATCGCGTCTCCAGGAACCAGCAAGGCGTCAAAAATCATCACTTCAAGTGGGAGCAGGTCTGGCAGGCCGCGCGGGATCCCAAAACATGGCTTCTCTTTGTGATGGCGGTTGGGGCGCAGGTGCCCAACTCTGCGTTAACAAGT TTCACCTCCATCATTGTCGGCTCATTCGGCTTCGATACCCTCGGCACGCAATACCTGCAGATACCTGGCGGCGCGGTACAATTCCTCGCGCTACTGGTGGGTGGCTGGATCGCGACGAAATTCAGTAATAGATTCCACTCACGCAGTGCATGTATGATCGTCGCTAACAGCATCTGTATCATTGGCTCTGGATTACTCGTTGGCCTGCCCGATACAAACAAATGGGGACGGCTTGTGGCGCTGTGGCTGTGCTACTTCCAGGGTCTCGGGTTCAGTATGAGTCTGACGATGGTGAGTTCAAACATCGCCGGATATACCAAGAAGCAGGTTACCGGGGCTCTGCTGTTTACAGGGTACTGTGTTGGGAATATCATTGGACCGCAGACGTTCAAGGAGAGCGAGGCGCCGAGGTATCATAGTGCTTATATTGCGTGA